Proteins from a genomic interval of Bradysia coprophila strain Holo2 chromosome X, BU_Bcop_v1, whole genome shotgun sequence:
- the LOC119084537 gene encoding peptide deformylase, mitochondrial-like produces the protein MSFAIKRFPLSRMVASLLHQHHSHLRPIPATIHTNSQLNSFKSWYQSKWMPRKLEPPYTHIVQVGDPVLRQKSVPVPLDAIKSKELNFFIDQLIRVMSDYQVAGIAAPQVGLDLQIIILEFSDQLKREFSPEIYKVREMETLPLTVLINPEMKVTDYSKRTYDEACASVCGYKGEVTRYAGVTLTGLNRNGEKQELHLKGWNARIAQHEMDHLNGIMYTDIMNRRTFSCTCWHTVNLKQGDVRMAFGPK, from the exons ATGTCATTCGCAATAAAAAGGTTCCCGCTGTCAAGAATGGTCGCTTCACTACTTCATCAACATCACAGTCATTTACGGCCAATTCCAGCCACCATTCACACCAATTCACAGTTAAATTCATTCAAGTCTTGGTACCAAAGTAAGTGGATGCCGCGTAAGCTAGAGCCGCCCTACACTCACATCGTTCAAGTCGGCGATCCGGTTTTGCGCCAAAAGTCGGTTCCTGTCCCACTGGATGCCATCAAATCGAAagaattgaatttctttatcGACCAATTGATCCGAGTGATGTCCGATTATCAAGTGGCAGGAATAGCAGCACCACAAGTGGGGCTCGATTTGCAGATTATTATCTTGGAATTCAGCGACCAATTGAAGAGAGAATTTTCACCCGAGATTTATAAAGTACGAGAAATGGAGACATTGCCACTAACA GTGTTGATAAATCCCGAAATGAAAGTGACCGACTACAGCAAACGGACCTACGACGAGGCATGTGCAAGTGTTTGTGGATATAAGGGTGAAGTGACTCGGTACGCAGGTGTTACATTGACTGGACTGAATCGTAATGGCGAAAAGCAGGAGTTACATCTGAAAGGATGGAATGCACGCATCGCCCAACATGAAATGGACCACTTGAATGGGATCATGTATACGGACATTATGAATCGACGGACGTTTAGTTGCACTTGCTGGCATACGGTTAATTTGAAGCAAGGCGATGTCAGAATGGCATTCGGTCCAAAGTGA